The genomic window GAGTAAGATAACTTTGCTCTGTTGAGTTGGTCAGACATTGGGGTTGCGATGATGCTTTCTATCCGTGTGACGGTGTGAGCAGGGTGCAAGTGTTGGGAATTTTTCTTGGTAGGCTGCTATGTTATGGTTTAGGTACAGGAAGATTTTGTCTATCGGTGATGCTTTGCATCTTGTTGATCAGTCTCTGGTTGATATATGCTGTGGTTGTCTGGTTTCTGTAATGCTGTCTCAGATTGTGTCGTGATATGACTCGTTCAGCAACTCTAACCTTGGCTCAGCTGAAACTTGGTTCAGTACTTCAGTTAACTGCAATCCATGTGTAATCGATCTGTAATACTAGTTGATACGTTTGGTTTCTTGGTAATACTACCTTGAGGATGTGACTGGAGATCTTTATGGGCCTAACACTGGATCTGATTTGCCTTGGTCATGCAGTTTTACCTTTAGGAGTTTCAATTGACTGGTTGCTGCCATATCAATTTATAGATGCTTTGAATATGATCCCATCCTAGGACTGACGCTAGTGATGCTTGTCAGTTGTGAACTTGTGATAATGTGAACTCTGGGAAAAAAATTGTGCTTTCTCGACTTGACCTCGGACTTTGCATTGGATGTTTGTATTTGATGATAAGATTTGTTCATTTTGATAGTACTATTATGTTGTGCATGAACTCTTATGTCGATTGTGGTAACCTGTGTCCTGATTTTTGAGGAAAATGTGTGTCTATGTTGTTATGATCCAGCTAATTAGAATTATACTCTGGCCTTCCAATTATCCTTTCCTTGACAGAGCAACTACTAAATCAATCTGAAACCTTTCAGGGGACATTTATGAGCATGCAGTTCTTCTCAGTGTGAAAACAGAAGATCAAGATGCATTTGAAAGGGACTTCTGCCACCTCAAGCCTTATTACATGGACACATGGTTAGTTTCTTCTTACCACTTTGCAATTGTTTTCTCTGTCTTTGCATTGTGTAGGCTGTCATTCTAATGCATGTATCGTTCTCTGTTCTCTTTCATCTTCCATTGGATTATCATTGGGAAGGTCAAAAGAAATAAAGTGTTATTGGTTTTCTTTGGGTATAAGTTGCTAAATGAGTTTTCATCTTCCATTGGATTATCATGGGAAGGTCAAAAGAAATAAAGTGTTATTGGTTTTCTTTGGGTATAAGTTGCTAAATGAGTTAAACCAGAAGTGTTTTTTGGGTTAGTCCTGCATGAGTTATGTGGTGCTAATTTTGCTGGGTTCAGTTGGGTAGTCGAACTTGGAAATTATTATCTGTAAGCCAAGTTATACATGTAGATTGGGTTTGTATGGAATTTTTAGGTTCTCGCCTGCTGGTGAGCCGCAATACCCTTGTCAAACTGGCAATTGTTTTGTGTCGACTATTTTATTTTCACATCTTATTCGGCAATAGATGTTTGCTTCGTCAGGTCCAGAACATGTTGCAAAATGTCTGGACACGTCAATTGATATTTTATCTAAAAACATCTAGCACTTCCTCTTTTGCAACATGTCGATTGATATTATGCTATATCATACTAAATCATGCTGATACTTGCAGTGGCATAATTCCTCCATCACCGGTTGAGTACCCAATTATGGGGCTTAACCTTCTGAGGCTGTTGGTCCAGAATAGAATTGCGGAGTTCCACACTGAGCTGGAGCCTCTGCCCACCAAAGCGCTGGAGAATCCTTGCATCAAGCACGCGGTTGAGCTCGAGCAGTCTCTTATGGAGGGCGCTTACAACCGCGTGCTGAGTGCTTGACAAGCTGTGCCGCATGAAAGTTATGTATACTTCATGGACCTTCTAGCCGAAAGAGTAGTTAGGTAAGTGGGCTTGTGTCGCTACCCCTTCGTGTGTGATCTGCCGATTTACTCCTTATGCAGTCTGTTGCTAAGTGCTGAAGAGTTAGGAGCCTTTTGTAAGTTTTTCTATGTATGGGACGAAGCATATTGGGTGGCCGAGAACTTTACTTATAAAGATGGATTTGTAGAAATTGGATCTTCCATAGGAACTTTAAAAGATGCAATAGATTAGGTTCTGCTGCTCTTTGTAGTGCAACTATGTTTTAGGACAAATATTGCCAAAGATGAGAAAGGCTGCTCACTGTTGAGCTCATGATTTCGTTTTTTATGTAACATTTAGTAACATTGGACCCTTAATGGAGATTACAAAGATGGGGAGTTCTAGCCACCCAGTTCATCAAGATGCACAAGTACAAAATCAAAATAATCTCCTTCAAGCCCAACAGGTTAGCAACTGCTGCTGGTTACCATACTTTACTAGACCATTACTGGCGCGCATTGCCGCGCCCATCTATTTTTGCGATAGAATGATAAGAATTCCATAACTACAAGGACAAACATAGAAATTATCATACATGCTAAATAAATGCATATGTTGTTGGTAATTGATAAAGGGAGAACGTTACATTTGAGAGAAGATACATGATAAAAATAGAGGCCTTATAATCATCATCGTGTGAATGTGAGCAGATAAAAGCTAGAGCTATATACCACAGACTCAGTGTTTTTTTAGAATATATCTACTCATATATGGTTCAATTTATATACAAATGCACTAAGAGAAAGTTCTGATCACAATGTAACCTACAGCTAGACTGCATATGAATCATTTTGACTTGGTATGTACACATGTTCCCAGTAACGGACTGCACCTCTCGGTTCATCTTTTCCTTTTCACAAATAGTGAATGTAACTTCGCAGGGAATAACAAAAGCTCTATGCTGCAGAGCCTGCAAACATGAATAATTCAAAAGATGAATTACTTATCGAAATAATCCAAAGCGATTGAACTATGGATCAACATCTGAACAGAATCAGATTGTTTGATGTATGTAGTAGACAAAGACGACCATTGTGTGTCCTACATCGCACAGACCCCCAATATGTTTAACCTGGAGGATCAGTGATTGAGTCTGTATAATCAGCAACCTACAACAAGACATGGACAAACTGAAAAGGATAATGTATGCGATAAACAATAGAAAATTGGCCAAACCATAGAGGGGCAACAAACCTCACTAACAGTATATACTTCGTTGAGAGAAGATACAAGCCAAGCAAAGTTGTGTACTCCTCACAAGCATAACCGTCCCTGAAAATAACACGAAACAGCATGCATCAATACTCCAATGACATACA from Triticum aestivum cultivar Chinese Spring chromosome 3B, IWGSC CS RefSeq v2.1, whole genome shotgun sequence includes these protein-coding regions:
- the LOC123066099 gene encoding 26S proteasome non-ATPase regulatory subunit 8 homolog A, with the translated sequence MDPKLVEVMQLFARFKAAYLRSDLDVCSNFLSQLKALLTKFPSLPPLFQQTPNAVEELKLARDIYEHAVLLSVKTEDQDAFERDFCHLKPYYMDTCGIIPPSPVEYPIMGLNLLRLLVQNRIAEFHTELEPLPTKALENPCIKHAVELEQSLMEGAYNRVLSA